A window of Eublepharis macularius isolate TG4126 chromosome 18, MPM_Emac_v1.0, whole genome shotgun sequence genomic DNA:
GAAGCTTTGTGTTTGTGGTCATAacctgtgtgtgtgcatatgtgccatcaagttgcaactgacttatggcaacccctgtaaTTCTCATTTGCAAAGCTGAGCAAATTCCAAGTTCAtagttttaaaatctgttttatgcCAACTAAGTGCAAGactcagttctctctctctcttacacctTTCAGTGTAAACTTCAAGAATCCAGAAGCAGTGAGAGCCCTGACATGCACCCTGCTGAAAGAAGACTTTGGACTTCAAATTGATATTCCATTAGAGCGACTCATCCCAACGGTTCCCTTGAGACTTAACTATATTCACTGGGTGGAAGATCTCATGGCTATGCAAGATCCTGCTAGCAAAGGTTCAGTCATTTGGGGAATAGATATAGGTATGTTTCTTGCTCACCTGATACATGAAGTGCCACCTAATAGACTTTGCATGTCATGTTGCAACTGAGATTTTGGGAAACGGTTCCCTGTCCTTTGCTTTGCTTGCATAGGTTCTGTGGTTCTAGTTGCACAGACAGACATGCTAAAGAAGCGTATGGGAGTTTAGGAAGCTGGAAAGAACTGCAGGTAGCATATGGGAGTTGCCAGGAAAAGTGCAGTTAGTGTGTGCATAAAAAGAACAAGCACCCATGTTCTAGGATGCCCGTTGGTCACCAGTCAGTACACAACTGGCGAATGGCTCCTTgatggaagcgggggggggggtgttttttaGCGCTGTCCTGAGGAATTTCTTGAGGGGAACCTCTATGTACTTGAACTTTTTCCTCAAGTAAATATATGGCACCTGTTCTTCCACCACTTAAACTACAGTCCTGTGAACAGTATGGGAGCCAGCCCCGTTGAACACAGAGCGATGTACTTCACAGACAAACTTGCCTAAGATTGGATTGTTGATGTCTCTGGTGACCTCATCTGAAGAAAGTCTCAGCAGTCCTTCAAGTATTGAATGCTGCAAGATGTTCATGGAATTGACAAGATTCTTCTCTGGAGACTAGATTAAGTCAAAATGTTGATCTGTTTGCATGCTGTGTAACTAGGaaatattctgttatatataacaTCTAGTCACTGCTTATGAATGGAGTGTTGCGGATACTACCCATTTTTTCAATAgtacagtctttttttttttggcattgcTGCAGGAACAGGCGCATCATGTATTTACCCCTTACTTGGAGCAACTTTGAATGGATGGTACTTCATTGCAACAGAAGTGGATGATGTATGTTTCAGCTATGCCCAGAAGAACGTGGAGCGAAATAATTTATCTGATCTTATAAAAGGTATCCTTTTATCCCTCTCTTCCCAATGCTGTACTTCAACAGTTTCAATAGAGCTATCAACCATGAAAACTAGGACAGTACTCAATATTAATGATTCATATCTGTCTTAAGATGAAATAAAGCTCATTTTCCAATCAAAACTCTGTCTGACCTGGAACAATACAGACCAAGAACAATAACGTCTTGGTTGCAATTGCTGAAGATTCttaatttattaataataaatacagGCACAGCTTTGATTGAAAAAAGTTTCATTTCATCTTAAGACCGATATGAATAATTGATATTGAGCATTGTATGAGTTTTCATGGTTATTTGCTCTGTTGGGTTTGTTTCCATGATACTCTCCTGCATTTCTGGTACTTGAACAGTTTGTCAGCTGTTTTACAGACAAAATCACACTGGCTACTGAGCCCAGCGTTAATAGCAGAACAAGAATGTCACTTTTTTGGTTATTTGGTTCAGCCTGTGACAGGTGATAGGAGAAGAATGCCAAGACATCCATCCTCGCAATTGACTTGATCCAACAAGGGGGGAAATACCAGTTTCCATCTAGACAGAGAAGAAAAAGATGGAAGCAAAGTGCAAACATTATTAATGGATGGAGGCTGCAGTAACTTTGCATCTGGCCAGACTGTTTAACAGTGAGCCATAagagatgttaaaaagcatacgGAAGTGTAAATATTGTGGATAATCTCATGATGAGCATCCACAAGGGCACTGAGCACCTTTTTATCAGTACCTCTTGCAATGTGCAGAATGGTTTCAGTCCAATCGTGGTTCAGACTTTCCCTAAATCAACATTAAGTTATGCCttttgatctcttgtcttttttattttctggctACCTTGTCTGTGTTAGAGTTTGTTTCCCCTTCTAACTGGATTTCATCAGGGAATCTTAGTTGTGAAACTGAGAAACTGTTCCATGCCATCTGATGCTAATGGCGCAGCTCATATGTGTTGTGAATGGGCAAAACAGAATTCGCTTACTATATGGTAGACATCCATCAcctgtgtgcgtgtgcatgtgccatcgagtcgcagctgacttatggtaaccccagcaatgggctttcaaggcaagggagaagcagagggggtttgccattgccttcttctgtagaGTTTTTCTTGTTggctgcccatccaagtactgatcctgattagattctgagatctaatgagatatgactataccatgccatcttctCTCCAGTCATAACCTTCAAACAAGATAAAACcatcttatattttaaaaaacccacgagGGTCTCTCAAGGAGAAATTACCTTCTTCCCATCTACCCCCACTCTCAATTTTCTCGGTCTGTTATGGCCTTCCACCACCTTCTCATCCTGCTCTTTATGGGCTGCTGCAGTGTTCTTAGTTGCCCCTGTAAAGGATTTAGCATCCTCTGCCAAGCATCAGGCAAGTCACCCAGCACCCAGGACATTAAAATCTACAGTAAATTCCACACAGCACCACGTGAAGCAGAGACTTTGTCTCTGATGGCCTTCCCTGGCAATCCAGAATGGTAATCAAGATCTCACGAGGTGTTCTTGCAAGATCTTGGGTAGCAAAGAATTCcggggtttatttttattttatttcatttataccccaccgttcTCCCCAAAGAGGACCCTTTCTCCAtttaatcctgtgaggtaggttaggctgacagtcagtgactagcccaaggtaacacagcaagcttccatagcagagagggaacatgaacctgggtttccaagatcttagtccaacactagcCACTATGCAGTGCTGGTTCCTGTTCCAGTTTGGAGTAGGGGATATTATTTGATCTGAATAATGCCATCCAGTTGTCTATCAATTGACAATTCATGAGTCACTGAAGCATATGAAACATATGTTATTTATTTGAGAAAATATCACTAAAATATTAGGAGGAAGCATGTAGCATAGGCAGCCCTGAGAATTTGTAGGAGGTCTAGGAGATTAGAGCTATAGGATGTTTTTAGAAGATGAGTTTTCCAGTGGGAATTTTGCAAATAACTGGTACAAGTTCAGATAGTTGGAATTTGACTGAATTTGACATTCAGCATCTAACTGTTAAAGGATTATTATCAGTTTGAGTCAGTTTTTGGTTTCCTTCCCCACCAGTGGTTAAAGTACCACAGAAGACACTCCTGTTGGATGCTTTGGAAGAAGAATCTGAAGTTATCTATGACTTTTGCATGTGCAACCCTCCCTTTTTTGCCAACCAGCTGGAAGCAAAGGTATGTTGCCTTCTGCTAATCTGACTTGAACCTTTTCTGACAAGCAATAGACAGTTCCTTCCGTTTTCTGACACTCGAGGAAAGAAATAACAATTTTTGTGATGCAGCCAAGTCAGGGCTGTTCTCCACAATTCTGTCCAGGACTGCCTTATTTCACTTCTAGAATGTCTAGTGTATAATTAAATCTTTCTGTAATTATTTGCTTCTTTCTCTTCAAATGCTTTCTATTGAGTTATGAGCTTACTTCACAGTCTATTGGTCtttaatatttcaaataaaaaaaagagaaggaagaaaaagaaaaaaatactataCTATTGTTTACTcaccttctcctctctctctttatatCTTGTATTAATAATGACTTGTTGTAATGTATACCTTCAAACactttttctttgctttcttttggaATGCTGTAAataacttgtatttattttgatacaataaaaagaaacattaaaaaatgCTTTGTATGAAATTTAAGTATGGAAGGTTTCTGTATGAAAAAAACAACATATATTATCTGTGTGTTGCTGTACAGAATTTCATAGCTGGAAGGCAGATTCCTCTGCAAAGTGATGGTGATCTGTATTTTGACAGTGGAGGGAAaacagaaggaaagacatgggaTACCAATGTTAGAGAGATGAAAGAGCGGGCAAGGAAAGTGTAACTGAGGATGACTGGGAGAAAAAACACttaagctgcaatcctaagggtAGTTTCTTgtgagtaagcctcactgaatagcATGAGACTTACTTCTAGGGATAAATGCTTAGGATTTCTCCCTTAGTCTTTGTTTCTGGTGGGGATGCAGACTGAGGTCTGGTCTAAACAATACAAATTATGTTCCCGATTGGCAGTGTGATGTGATACCTGCTACAAGTACTTGCCACAGGTGTTGACAGCTGCAAACAGTAATATGCATCATATGGTGTAAAGGATCTTGTAAAAATCCTTTCCATCACCCTGCATTTCCTTCCCAGAACTTGTGTCCCATAAGTAAAGGAAATCACATCAGCTATATCCAAAGCCAGTATTTTGAAGGAGAATCATAGATACACAGATGGTTAGAGAGCGTCCACTTCTTCTACTGGTTTGGAATTGAAACTCGAAAGGCCAGCAGTGGCTCCCTGTGAGAATGATGTGGACATTATCTTTTTGAACCCATGGCATTCCAGATGTCAAATCATCATGGAATTTTTGCAGTGGATTCCTCAGATGGCAAATGAATAAATCAGCACACTAcatgaataaatcaacacatcacaTGAAAGCAGAACTTCCTATGAcggtagaaaagagtccagtagcacctattagactaacaaaaatgtgttcgttagtcttataggtgctgttgaactcttgttcttttctactgctacagatagactaacacggctacccatcttgatctattcctATGACAAGTTTAGCATGAGCCTAAGAGGGCCATGAGAAAGATGAGCAAAGGCTTATCTTTCCCATGGTTTAAAAAATGATGCAGACAGGCCATGGGCAGCATTAAATGTCAGGTGAAGGAGGTGGTCCTAGAAGCCCGCCAAGGAATTTCAGGATGGGCATTGACAGTTCTGACAGATGACAAGGGAGTGATTTGGACAGCTGTGTCTTAGAAAGCCTGGCAAGGACTGAGGCATGACAAGGGAAGTCCTTATGGAATAAGTCTGCAATAATAAAAACTGTAGAAAAGCTACATTTTCcggaataataatagcaacatttgatttatatattgcccttcaggacaacattattattatccccaggacaattactctgtgaggtgggtgtggctgagagagctctaagagagctgagtttgacccaagctagcttcaagtggaggagttggggaatcaaacccggctctccagattagagtcctgccgctcttaatcactacaccaaactggcaccatgAAGATAGTTCATGGTGAAAAGTTAGACCCTTTGGTAGAAAGTGAGCTGGTCATAGGAATGGCTTCTTCCATGTCTTGTGTTGGGTTTTTCAGTGGAAGTGCTTTGCTTTTGTTTCTAGGGAGTCAATTCCCGCAATCCCAGAAGACCCCCTCCCAGCTCAGTCAACACAGGAGGCATCACTGAGATCATGGCTGAAGGGGGAGAACTCGAGTTTGTCAAGAGGATCATTCATGACAGCTTGCAGCTGAAGAAGAGGCTGAGGTGAGGATTGAGGTTAGtggatagaggtgggcacgaaccgctgggttcgtggttcgtcctgtttcatgaaccaagaactttcacgaacttgccccagttcgcgaactggttcatggggtttaaatacccctttccgtgctgctgcaaagcagcaggaaaatgggcatttcacccccacaggcttggatcagctgcttgtcagggatctccccgacaaacagctgatccaggggtttaaatgcccctttccctgccactttgcagcagcagggaaaggggcatttcatccctccaggcttggatcagctgcttgtccatcctcaacaagcagctgacccaggggtttaaatgaccctttccttgctgctgtgaagcggcagggaaaggggcatttcacccccacaggcttggatcagctgcttgtcggggagatccccgacaagcagctgatctgggggtttaaatgcccccttccctGCATCTTTGCAGCAGCCCGGAAAGAGTTATTGGAGTTTAACATGAATGATCTGGCAGACTAGTTCGTGGGAAAACgggcttccacaaactgctgttTCACCAAGCACataccggcccagttcgtgacgaactttagtttgtattgcggttcgtgcccatctctatagcaGAGGGGGTCTTATGGAGCTGTTGAACCTGCTTAGAACATCGGCCTGTTGACTGCAGATCAGGCACCTAAACGCTCACTATTCACTCCTGGTAGTGCATTGCTCAAGTTTTCTTTATTGAGATTAAACGGCCTTTCCCATTTATTTCCCCTCTCCTCTGACTATGCCTGAACCGGCTGTTTGCAATGCTGTTCACTTGGCACTGTGCAGATCAATAGGGGACGTTAAGGCCTGAATGCTTAAGATAAAATAATGGACGGGATTCTCTGCCTGGAGTGAAGCTGCCTGGAGCTGGACTTCCACAACTTCTCTCCTTTGATTGCAGCCTCTGAAAGCCTCTTCAGCGTTCCGTCCacttcttcctctccttttctttctcagCTTTCCAGTTGCttttccttggagaaagagaAAACATGGGGCTCAGGTCAACTGGGCAGTCATTTCCCTTCTCCCTAGTGTGTgattgtgcgtgtgtgtgggtgtgtgtgtgtgtctgtttattcagataggagggaaatGTATTCTGTGCTTGCTCTGTGGAACTTCCATCTATTCTTTCGTCTGTTCAGGGGAAGGGGTTGAGCCTTGGCTCTGGCAACTAATACCAGGGCTGAGTTTTACCCCAACAGTCCTTCCTAGGTGCTGTTTTTGCTCCTCCTCTGGCCccaccttcctcttttcctgagtcctcctcctgcctctggTGTATCTTGCCTGCCCTTCACGTGAATTCACTTGTTCTGtattccctccccccatttttttgtGATACAGCTGCCATCTTGTGTAGAATGGcgtaattctttaaaaaatatttttacagaTGGTACAGTTGTATGTTGGGAAAGAAATGCAGCTTGGCACCCCTGAAAGAGGAGCTTCGGGTCCACGGAGTGAGTATGTCTCTTAATTGTTCCCTCTGTTTTGTCATCTGCCTCGTGTCTTAGCAGGAAAGGCAGGTTAAAAAtgaaaggaataaataaataagcacgcAACAGCTGCCTGATCCTTGTATTTTGTAGTTGTGCCACATTCCTTGTGCGAAAGGCATATCTGTGATACAACTGCTAGGAAGTCCAGGACCTCTCAAAGGAAGCCCTGTTGAAGATCCACAACAGAGCCTGGTGTGTGTcttttgtgtgtttgtatgtgttgaCTTGTAGATCTGGAGTGAGCCTACCTTTAGTATCCACAGGGACTTGCATTTAAGGGAAGATGAACCCTCTTGGTGTCGTGTTGGGTAGTTTTCTCAGCTGGTCCTGAAGTGCCTGTGGGGAGATCAGCTGCATGTACCTTCTGTTGCGCGAATCAGACCCTTCACAA
This region includes:
- the METTL16 gene encoding RNA N6-adenosine-methyltransferase METTL16 isoform X3, whose protein sequence is MALNKSMHARNRYKDKPPDFAYLASKYPEFQQHAQVSLSGRVSVNFKNPEAVRALTCTLLKEDFGLQIDIPLERLIPTVPLRLNYIHWVEDLMAMQDPASKGSVIWGIDIGTGASCIYPLLGATLNGWYFIATEVDDVCFSYAQKNVERNNLSDLIKVVKVPQKTLLLDALEEESEVIYDFCMCNPPFFANQLEAKGVNSRNPRRPPPSSVNTGGITEIMAEGGELEFVKRIIHDSLQLKKRLRWYSCMLGKKCSLAPLKEELRVHGVPKVTHTEFCQGRTMRWALAWSFYENVKVPV